A stretch of the Vanacampus margaritifer isolate UIUO_Vmar chromosome 6, RoL_Vmar_1.0, whole genome shotgun sequence genome encodes the following:
- the LOC144054183 gene encoding G-protein coupled receptor 22-like: MHIIPCPKEEGTMSNVTVTDNTEPLTRTMSPAPPSPYSYPVSFQVSVTGFLMLEILLGLSSNLTVLALYCMKSNLISSVSNMVTMNLHVVDVLVCLGCIPLTIVVVLLSLEGDRALVCCFHEACVSFASVATAANVLAITLDRYDISVKPANRVLTMRRALALMAGIWVLSFVSFLVPFIEVGFFAQGHAELNQTLVENLVHSNQYYTELGLYYHLLAQIPIFFFTAVVMLITYSKILQALNIRIGTRFHASQKKKVRRKKRPSMTAMTPQQEPTDASQSSGSRNPTTLGMRTSVSVIIALRRAVKRHRERRERQKRVFRMSLLIVSTFLLCWTPITVLNTVILSLGPSDLMVKLRLGFLVMAYGTTIFHPLLYAFTRQKFQKVLKSKMKKRVVSIIEADPTPNNAIIHNSWIDPKRNKKVTFEDKDAQQKCLSSKDVE, encoded by the coding sequence ATGCATATCATCCCCTGCCCAAAGGAAGAAGGCACCATGAGCAACGTGACAGTCACCGACAACACCGAGCCCCTCACCCGCACCATGAGCCCGGCGCCCCCCAGCCCCTACAGCTACCCCGTCAGTTTCCAGGTGTCGGTCACGGGATTCCTCATGCTGGAGATCCTCTTGGGCCTGAGCTCCAACCTGACCGTGCTGGCCCTCTACTGCATGAAGTCCAACCTCATCAGCTCCGTCAGCAACATGGTGACCATGAACCTGCACGTGGTGGACGTTCTGGTGTGCCTCGGCTGCATCCCCCTCACCATTGTGGTGGTTCTGCTCTCCCTGGAAGGGGACCGGGCCCTGGTGTGCTGCTTCCACGAGGCCTGCGTGTCCTTCGCCAGTGTGGCCACCGCCGCCAACGTGCTGGCCATCACCCTGGACCGCTACGACATCTCGGTCAAGCCGGCCAACCGCGTGCTGACCATGCGCCGGGCCCTTGCGCTCATGGCGGGAATTTGGGTGCTTTCCTTTGTCAGCTTTCTGGTTCCCTTCATCGAGGTGGGCTTCTTCGCGCAAGGCCACGCCGAACTCAACCAGACCCTGGTGGAGAACCTGGTCCACTCCAACCAGTACTACACGGAACTCGGCCTCTATTACCACCTTTTGGCACAAATTCCCATTTTCTTCTTCACCGCCGTGGTCATGCTCATCACCTACTCCAAAATCCTGCAGGCGCTCAACATTCGCATCGGCACGCGCTTCCACGCCTCTCAGAAGAAGAAGGTGCGCAGAAAAAAACGTCCGTCCATGACGGCAATGACGCCGCAGCAGGAGCCCACCGACGCGTCCCAGAGCAGCGGCAGCCGCAACCCCACCACGCTGGGCATGCGGACGTCCGTGTCCGTCATCATCGCCTTGCGCCGGGCGGTTAAGCGGCACCGCGAGAGGCGGGAGCGGCAGAAACGGGTCTTCAGGATGTCCCTCCTGATCGTGTCCACCTTCCTGCTGTGCTGGACGCCCATCACGGTGCTCAACACGGTCATCCTCAGCCTGGGCCCCAGCGACCTGATGGTCAAGTTGAGACTGGGCTTCCTGGTCATGGCTTACGGGACCACCATCTTTCACCCGCTGCTCTACGCCTTCACCAGGCAGAAGTTCCAGAAAGTCCTGAAGAGCAAGATGAAGAAGAGGGTGGTGTCCATCATCGAGGCCGACCCCACCCCCAACAACGCCATCATCCACAACTCCTGGATCGACCCAAAGAGGAACAAAAAGGTGACGTTCGAGGACAAGGACGCCCAGCAGAAATGTCTGTCTTCGAAGGACGTGGAGTGA